The Brassica napus cultivar Da-Ae chromosome C1, Da-Ae, whole genome shotgun sequence DNA segment AGTTTTGATAATATTCCACTCTCAACCTATTACCTATCTCATAACCCAATAtaaagagaaacagagagaCTCTTGAAATTTCTGTGTATTGATAATGTGATATCAAGATCACATATATACAACTCGAACTGCAAGAGttgtcatatatatgtgatAGGTTGAGAACTTCCCTATTGAGTTCTGTGTTTTTATATCAGGAGTATCTTAAGGAGGATACTAGGTAAGTTACGAATTTCCGTAGATTACAGAGGAAACTAGAACAAACTCAAAGAATATTCTATACACGGTTAACACGGTCCCCTAGGATGTGCTTGTGTTGTCATTGTACCCTTCTATTCTGTTGTGGTGTTCCCACACATGAAATTTCATGAACAATTTGACACCTTTGATAGAAATCGGTTAGACACAGAAACTCAGACCATTATCGCTTTTATTGTCTGTATTTTCGTTTGAAACTGTCTTTTCGGTGAGAGAGAAGAAGTTTTTCAGTTGAGTCGATGCTTCCCATTTCTTATTCAATAGATATAACCAAACTCCTCTTGATTAATCATCTACtatgtttaaaaatatgtagCACCAAAATGAGAAGGAGTCCGGTATGGCTCCCAAAGATCAACATGAATAAGCTAAAAATTCTTAGAAGTTTTATTTATACTGATAAGAGAACAATCTCTGGTTTTCTTTGCGCGGAGACATACATCACACGCTTTATTAAAAAATGacaaagaaacagaagaagaaacacCAGGCAGAAACTTCGCAACTTTCGCAGAAGGATAACCCATCCGACCTAAGCCACAGCTCGTACGATTTTTCTTCCTTCAATGTGACTGATGCTGCGATCTCCATGCTACGAAATTGAAATGTTCCTCTTACTTGCTTACCCGCTCCAATCACGATCCTCGAAATGTGGTCCTGAACAACAAGGAAGTTATCAGCCATCTGAACAACACATTTGTTTTCATCCATCAACTGTCCAACAGAAATCAAATCTGATATCAACTCTTCTACGTAATAGACAGATTTCATAACTAAGTCTACCCCTAGATACACTGTTCCTTCTTTCAAAGAGACCTGTTCTCTTCCATCTGCCATAACAATCAGAACTGGAGCCATATCTCTAATGTTTTTCAAGACATTAAATCTTCCAATAAGGCGATGTGATGCACTGGTATCCATAATCCAGGAAGTAAAAATAGCCTTACCAGACAATTTTTCGATAGTATCATTTCTTGCATTTctattgatgatggtcttgatTGACTACCATTGCTGTTCGGTCAGACCACCCACACCATCTCAGTCTTGATCAGTTAAGACGTAATTCACCTGAACATGCTTATGCGACTCGTGATCTGGAACATTAACGTAATTTGCATACACAGTTTGTCCCCGTCCTCGACCTTCACTTGAACCAGCTCATGATCCTCTACGGCCTATACCTTGGAGTGTTTGGCTCTTTGGTCTATCTCCCCACCATTCAGGGTATCCAGTCATGCCGTAACAGCTCTCAGAAGAGTGCCTGGTACGGTTGCAATGTTTGCGCAAGATGCCTCCTTCTCCAAGTAAACATGCCTTTGTTTGAACCGCAAAGGCTGCTACTTCTGGTCTCTCTTTTCCACTGGAACGGAGATCCTCTTCTTGTCTCACAATATTGTACACTTCCTCGGGTCTAGCAACAAGACTTGATCGCACTGTGCGAAACTGATCATATAAACCGAACAAGAACTGATGCCCCTTCTCCTCTTCTCGATCAGCTTCTTGTGATGTGCCAAGATCACAAACACAGTGAACACATTGGCGGATTCTTAAAGGCCGATAGGTTGCAAAACTATCCCAAATTTGATTCAGCTTTCCATAATACGATTTGATTGCAATTCCTCTCTGCTTGCAACACACGAGTTCAGCTTTAATTTGCTGAATTCCAGGACCATCAGCATTGAAAATGCTTCTTCAGATGATCCCACAAATTTTTTGCAACGTCTCTGTGAGACAGGTTCGAATGGAACACCGAGTCAATCGTCATCTTTATCCATGACAAAAGGAATGCCTGAATAGTCCACCAATCTTCTGGCTAAGGAGAGTCGTCCCCTGGTTTCGAAATCGTTCCATCAAGAAATCTGAATTCCTTTCGAGATGTTAAAGCCGTTTTCATACTACATGTCCACTCATCATAATTGGTTCCTTTCAAGAGCAGATGTGAGATCGCGGCACCTGGGTTGTCAGCTGAGGTCAGGTCGTAAGGCGAGATGGTCTGTGACAACCGGCCCCGTGGGAACTACCTGCCCTGTGGGCCCCAGGctcacagcgctgcagcgcaccgaccccaacccctccattatgatttctctctaactccataattaggttgttggtgagcCTCGAACCCaggacctcaccctttaacagcaTTCCCACTGGACAAGCTGTCACCAATTAACAGGTCAATTGGTGACAGCTTGTCCAGTGGGAATGTTGTTAaagggtgcgatcataccagcactaatgcaccggatcccatcagaattcCGCAggtaagcgtgcttgggcgagagtagtactaggatgggtgacctatcgggaagtgattcgagatagcgtgcgagtgaggccaaagcatgggaaaaggtcgggcggtgattgcagggtcagtaaacaatgatttcgagccttgaaaaaattaacggaccgaccgtcaGATGGAatggggcccacgggccgagagagtgggcgtgggtggcccattagccgtgggcggtcgGGGCGTTATATGGTCCTTCTCACCTCTGTTGCAGCTGCTACTCCAGCAACAGTAGTCGGGTTCGCCATTATCAAGTTTCAgagtttttcaaaattattaatgtcaggctctgataccataaagaGGAACAGATAGACTCTGGAAATTTATGTGTATTGATAACATGATATCAAGGTCACATTTATACaactcgaactacaaaaaatcAGGAGTATCTACGCTAAACTTGACTCTGTTACGTAAGTTCCGATATTCCCTAGATTACAGAGGAAACTAGAACAAACTCAAAGAGTATTCTTATCTACACAGTTAGCATAAACCGAGAGATAACCTAACTGATAACCAAGCTCCAATACAGTAGTTGTCACAAGCAAAGACTGAAAGTCGTAGAGACCACAATGAGAAGTTGCTCATTCTCTATCTATACTCTTTCTCAAAAGAACTAGAGATCATGATTCAGATGTTGCTTCTTTTGAAGAGAATGAAATTTTACCTATTGATTTCTACAgcgaatacaaaaaaaaactacaaaatatatactatgtagccattacaaaaaatattctaaaggCATTTAAACTTGATATGGACACCAAATGctcatattaaaattaaaggTCCAATGGGCAAAAGCGGTTACAACCGTATAGAAACTCGACGACAAGCTGATAAGAAAAAACACCTAAGACATGACGAAGGATATATAGATGTTGCTAAGGAGAGAAGAGAACCATAGAGAAGCTCGACGACAAGCTGATAAACAAAAACCACTAAGACATGACGAAGGATAGATGTGGCTAAGGAAAGAAAAGACCATAGAGAAGCTTCACTTGTAATCCTAAAGCCCACATTAGAAAGCACGCTAAGAAGTCGAAAATAACGTTGAAGAACCCAACCAATGGGCTTTGAGAGTATGAAGTCCGAAAACCTCCGCAGAAGATAGCAGCTCCGGTGAGAGGGTCGTAAAACCAAATCTGTGAAGAACCGCCGATGCTTGAGACGGCGTAATGTGATGGAGATGCAGTGGTGATGTAGTATCGCGCTGATCTGGATAGTCCACACTCTTGCACAGTGGTTTCTGTGACGAGGAAAGGGGTAGGAGGACCGTAGGGCCGACTTTGTGAAGAACCGTCGATGCTTTAGACTGCGTAGTGTGATGGAGACGCAGCAGCGACGTAGTAACGAGTAAATCAGGCAAATCCACACTCTTGCACAGTAGATCCTATGAAGAGAAAAGGAGGTGTCAAGCTACGGCGAGAGACAAGCACAATAACCATGGAGACGTTGCGGCAGTTGACTAATACAATATCGAAACTGCGACAAATCTTTGAAGGGGTTGTCGCTTGAGACGAAAACTTCGCAATGGAAGATTCTGCGTACAAACCACAATCCAAAAGATGGTCAGAACCATGTAAAGTCTCGGTGGGGCATGAGAATAGTCGCGAACCAGACGCAAAAGATTCACCGGAGAATAACattatactctttttttttgtcatcttgaTTCTCAATAACATTATACTCTATATTATCCAAAATAATGATTGATTGGATAAATTTAATTACACCTAAagtgaaaattttataaatatataaatctataataACATTATACTCTTTATTATCCAATCAACCATTATTAGAAAAGCTTTTAAAATAGCATTTAACTGATGCAAATgctctctaaatattttttgtccAATGTTTTCATGTGAACCTTTTGGTAGAGCATTTGcatttagaatatataaaaattaaaaatcttttactataattaatttattttatttaataatatcacaAAATTATGTTGATATCCGTAAATTtaactattatttttaaaaataaaaaaaataaaaaaaatatttttctttttaataagaataatattttacatttaaaaataatgaatatatgtacaattatatttgatttattatggtaaataaaagtataaaaattgatatatatatatatattatttaaaaataaataaattatatatcatatactaattttatataataactttATATATGAATCATTTACTGTTCTACcaaacatattattaaatatatttacgaGAGCATACTAAGTCTACGGCATAAACATTCTACAATATATTAGagaatttatctaaaataccACAAATTAAGTACCACTTTTCAAAAAATACCCTCAATCAAAAATATACTAACAaatgggtttagagtttagtgattattgtttagggtttagcattAAAGGGTTGGGGTTGGATTTACAAAtgtcttataaatattttgaaaacttaGCATAGTGTTATTTTGTCACAAATTTatggtatttatgaaaatagtcatttattaaagataaatttgaaaagtggtatcaAACTTGTGGTAGAATTGAAATTTCAATTGTCTAAAATACCACAAGTTAAGtaccattttcaaaaatatttcaatcaaaaatatactaaaagttgggtttaggatttaatgattattgtttaAAGTTTAGTATTAAAAGGTTGGGGTTGAGTTTACAAatgttttacaaatattttgaaaaattagcTTAGTGTTATTTTGTCACAAATTTatggtatttatgaaaataatcatTCATGATAAATTTGAAAAGTGATATTAAACTCGTAGTAGAATTAAATTTCTCCAATATATTATCAGTTCTTAGTCATGAACTGTACCAATCAAGGCTTTAGTAATGCCCTAACGAGAGGAGAGCGAGTGGGGACTAAGAAACTTACTTGAGATTTGTATggctaattgtttttttatctagATATTAAAATTGTGGATGAAAAAGGAAATTACCAAGAACGTTCCGTTTCTTTCTTACTTAACgacttgtttctttttttctttttttgttcggGACCAAgacttgtttcttcttctttttcgagTCTTCTAAAGCGTTACGCGTGACGCAACTCGTGAGGCGATTTCCTTTCTCTTTCCACCACTTAATTACAAGAAACCCACTAGCTTACTTATGCTGCAAGTCACAATGGGTATTTCCTTCAATTAACATGTAAGTGCTCTGTGCTCACCCAATCTCGTTCTCCTATAAATACCAACCATCACTAGtcacacaacacacaaacgaaaACTCCTAACCTTagaaaacaaacacacaaacgcCTAGAAAGTGAAGTCACTCGATTCAGTTTGGAACCATGGTTGCGAGAAGTGAGAATCGGAGTGTGAAAGATACGCCAGCGGAAAATGAGAATTTTGATCGGACCGTGGAAGATACGGCGACGAGTTGTCTGATGCTGTTACCTAGGGTAGGGAAATGCATCCGAGGAGAGAGTCGCATTTACCGATGCAAGACATGTATGAAAGAGTTCTCATCGTTCCAATCGTTGGGAGGCCATCGCGCAAGCCACAAGCCAATTAACAACTCCAGCGACGACTGTTCGTCATCAGGATCCGTTACAAAAAATACCAAAAAGCAGTCGTCACATACTTGTCCTATATGTGGCTTGGAATTTCCGATGGGACAAGCTCTCGGTGGTCACATGAGGAAGCATAGGAACGATAAAGAAAGCCTCGCGTTGGTTACACGCTCTTTTTTGCCCGAAGTGTTGACTACAACTTTGAAGAAATCGAGTAGTGGGAAGAGAGTGGCGTGTTTTGACTCGGAATTGGATTCGATGGAGGGTATAATCAATTTGAATTTGGAGTTGGGAATATCAATTTattgatttcgtttttctttactatattttgaatataCTGCTGTAGTTCCTGTTTGTTGTagttttggttttatatattAGCATATTCCATAGAGATATATAGTTTTAACTTCTCCATCGATGTGAACATATTTAGATTGTATCATCCAAGATTTGGTCATTTTATAATGGTGTAAAACTTTGAAAGTTTGAGCTATGAGCGGTTGCAGTTGGCTTATATATGTATAGTGTTGAAACTAGAATACAACTTAGTAATGTCAGTTTAGTAGTTATGGTCAGTGTCGGTCCGGAGTTCTACGGCGCCTAAAgcgcattaaaaaaattatgctcTTTCTAATGAAAATAACTTCCTTACTTCTATAATGaaattgagttttaataagcttagcttttaaaaccaaaaaacaaaaatcatcaaaaacccTAATATATTGATCtatcatcatattttttttgataaaatgtgaaatttattgatcTGTGTAAAGAATGACCATTTACAAGAGACTACAAACCTCTAAAAGAAatctttacaaaatataaacttttcCTGCCATGGTATTACTCTGTGATCGCAAACCATCTCTGCATCAGTCCAGCCAACTTATGCTCAGACTCCGAAGGGATGTGATTCTATTCCTCACTGCCTTGTCGACGATTCGAACCACTTGCTGCACTGTACGATATCCAGTCTGATGTCTCCTCTCATTTCTCTCCTTCCACACATGATAGATGCAGGTTTGAAAGACCATTTTTACGAGGATCTTGTCTAGCAGCTGAAGGTTGTTCTTGCTCACAAACTGCAAAGTATGCATCCACTCTGGATCAGTTCTGCTACCTGTAAGTCTGTTCGCAAGAGTATCCCATACCGTAAATGAGTAGGGACATGCGAAGAAGATATGGTCTCTAGTCTCATCCCTCTCACCACAAAGAACACATCCCTGCTGAATCCCCCAAGCTCTAATCCTGTCACCAGTAGATAATCTGTTTTTCACAGCCAACCAAACAATGAAGGAGAACCTTGGTACTCCTTGTGTGAACCAAACACTCTTACTCCAGAATACTACAGGCCTTCGGTCTCTAATTTGATCCCATGTTTTAGCTGATGAAAAACATGTCTTATAGTTGTCATCTGAATGCTTCCATAGCACTACATCTCGCCCTCGTTCTTCATCTGGTACCGGCTCAGCCAGTATACAGGCATGAAGCTCATGATAATGTCGGCTTCTCTGTCCCCTAACCCTCCAGTCTGATTGTCTAGCTGCATCACTGACCCGAGCATTGCGAGCTATACCCAGATAACAAGTTCCGACGTTACCCGTGATGTCTATAAGTCTTCCCATACGCAGCCAATCATCAAACCAGAAAAAAAGCAGTTCTTCCATCATTTACCTCAAACCTCATAAACTCATACACCAGGGGCCTCAGCTTCAAGAGTTTTGGCCACATCCAAGATCCTCTCAtctatcatcatattaataaaataatgattcTAAAACGTTCATATACAATTTAACATGTTACTTgaaaaaaattttggtttcgGATTACTCTAATTTACTAGCTGATTTCTTATTTTGTTGCCAGTACACTTTCTACAAACGCATTAGCAATAAGAACAACTTTTTCAAGATGAAGAGTGTCTCGTAATCGTAAATGGCAGcgatttggaaaaaaaaattaattcatttactCTATTTATATGACTATCTCATTTAATACAATATAAAGAAACTAAGATCATCAATAAAGGAATCATAATCAATTAATTTCTTTCAATTATTATCAAAAAGGGGATATATTGAAGAAGCCAGGTTTCGAACCTCTGCACATGTGATAAAAAGGAGTAGAATTCATGCCACTACACCTAAGAGAATTATCTAGTTTTGGTGcccctaaaatatatataatgtgtgGCGTCTAAAGCCCAAGCTTTACGGGCTTTAGCCCAGGGCCGGGCCTGGTTATGGTTACTAGTAATTCAGTGGAAACATATTACTCAACCAAAGAATCAAAAGCATAGAAGCATAAAAATATGTTAACCACATATCATGAAACTTCCATCGATAGAGGTATGGTCAGCGCCCAGAGTCTTATGATCACTGCATTGAAGAAGCTAACATGATTTAATCACATGTTTATGTTCTCACCAGAATTACAATTATATCAAGTTGCTATTCCAATGGAAGGCCATCACTCAATCAAACAAATATACAGCTTAAATTGTTTggtgaaatataaaatataatcagTTAAAGATGATTATGGAACTTCAACAATCAAACCTCAAtagaaaatcatataaatatcaTGCCCATGTTTAGGTATAGGGATATAAATATGATCGATCAGATACAAATGTTGTGGAGAAGAAAAAATCTTGAAGAGGTAGTGCGTCAGTTTGGTGTGCTAAGAAGGAACCGCATGGAATTACTTCAAATGTCGCATCACACATTTTCTTTATTCCAGTTATTTCTTCTGTTTCTTCTGTTTTGCTTCCAAacgtttctctctctttttttccaaACGTTTCTCGCTTGTTTCCATACAACCACCATTTTCAACAATTTTCTTTATTCCAGTTATTTCCATCATCAAATCTTGATCTTGATTATTGTCTCGGTCATTCTCAGATCGTAAAATACGATTCAGGTGAAGTCTACCAACGGAATCGCAGCCAAAGCCTAGATTACTCTTTAAAATCTATCGATATTCcattgaaaaaaatcaaaccatAAAATTCATGGTGATAtccaaaccaaaacaaattcTTAACAAATAATGGATTGGGTAACTTATCTATATCTGATCTAGAAATTCACATAAATTGAGATATAtgatgtccaaaaaaaaaaaattattaacaaataATGGATAATTAGAGTTGACTTAATTCAgttttcatatatgtttagGAAAATTTAGTAATATTTGCAAGTGACACAAATTGTTAATGTCCTTAACACGGAATTAACAGAGGCTAgagataaatttataaatgatgttTGTGAAAAGAGGATGTGCTTATGTGAATGATAGGCCTAGTGAATGATTGTTGTGGGGATTAATCCTCGTTGATTATTTTGATACTATAATCCCTGGCAGAACGTAGGAACCGGGCCGAAACCACAATAAACCCATAGAAATGACCAAAGGAATGCAGTATCAACATGGCCAGACATCTTACAATCTCTCCATCTCAAAGCCATAACTGATCAACATTTTGAGACAGATGGGCCCACATGTCAAGTGGCCTCTAAAAATGAAGCACCAAAAACATTTCAGAACCCGAACCGATGGTATGAATTCCACAATGACCATGGTCATAAAACCGAAACCATATCTCACTGAAGATTGAAGTCAACGAGTTACTAAAGAAAGGGTACATCCAGAAATTC contains these protein-coding regions:
- the LOC106374633 gene encoding zinc finger protein ZAT8-like; this translates as MVARSENRSVKDTPAENENFDRTVEDTATSCLMLLPRVGKCIRGESRIYRCKTCMKEFSSFQSLGGHRASHKPINNSSDDCSSSGSVTKNTKKQSSHTCPICGLEFPMGQALGGHMRKHRNDKESLALVTRSFLPEVLTTTLKKSSSGKRVACFDSELDSMEGIINLNLELGISIY